The DNA segment GCAAGAGCGAGATCATTTTAGAGATCAAGCGAAATGCTTGGATTGGACTGCGAAGAGGCGTCTGGGATTTTCTGCCGTTATTGCAAGAAGCCAGCGCGATTACGGAATCCCGCCTTGTGGAAATCGCTTCCGATTGGGGGGAGATTTCACGATTGGAATTCTGGTTCGGATACCCAGAATCGGCGGTGCATCCGTTAACGGAATCTCGAACCGTCCATAGCCGTTGCGACGCGGCGCCGAAACGAATCCGCTGCCGGATGGAGCGATTGATGGACGGCGGAGCGGCGATCGCGATAGAATGGGACGCGGGAAGCGGAGAACGCCGCATGGCGTTTCCGATATTATGCCAATCATCCTAAAGGATGCGGCGGGCTGCGCGTCGCTTTCAACCCACTCTGCCGCTAACAGCAGCATCGAGATTATTTCGCCGTTGCGCTGGCGGCGATTCGATTCATTTCCTCGTTTTGAAATAATCTATATTTCCATCCTGCAAGAACGAGGAAGAGCAGTTCCAATCCCAAGTAGATGAGAACATACATTCCGCCGCCAGAACCGAAGCCGTAGCTATGCAAACCGGAGGCCAGAACGAAATTGACGCCGTACCAGGTCATCAAGATCAACCAAAAACCGAGAATGGCGCCCACGGCGGTTCCAAAATCGCGCAGCCAGTTGATGGATCGAGCGTGAAGAATGACCATATAGCCCAACAGCGAAATCAACGCCCAGGTCTCCTTGGGATCCCAACCCCAAAAGCGGCCCCAGGATTCAGCAGCCCAAACGCCGCCCAATATGGTTCCGGCGGCCAAAAGCACGACGCCTGCCTGGAGCACGCGATAGATAAAAAGATTCAGTTCTTTTAGCAACGCTTTCCTTTGCGGGAAATAAAAATAGATCGCCATAACGATATGCGCCAATCCCATCGCCAGCGCGAAAGCGCTGTAGCTGATGGTGATGGTCAAAACATGGACGATCAACCAGTAATTATTCCGCAATACGGGAACCAGCGGTTCGATATTCGAATCGAAAGGCAGGATGTCCGCCAAAATCAACGTGCACACTCCCAAGAAAGAAGCGCAAGCAATGAACCAACGGCGGCGATAGATCGCCTCGAAAACGAGAGCGAACAGGATGATTCCCCAGCCGACGAAGATCACCGACTCGTACATGTTGGAAACCGGCGCTCTTCCGGAAATCAAACTGCGCAGAATGAGGCCGAGCGAATGATAGATAAATCCTATATCGAAGACGGCGAAAGACGCCCAATATAAAATCCTATGGGTATAAAAGAAGGATGTGAGTAACATCAAAAACGCCAATAAATAGAATATCCATGCGTTCAAAAACGGCCGGGAACGATTGAAATAGATTTCCCGCTGCAAATCTTCAAGCGAAGGATAGCTGGCCGGATTGAGTCTGGCGAGTTGGGCTTTCAAATCGCGCCCCGCCTGCGCGAAGGCTTTCGAATCGTGCGTGCGCACCGCCGCCAATAGATTCCGATACGCTTGCTTTAGAGAATCTTGCGTCTCTTGGGTATAACTCATTGCGCTAACTATAGGCAGCCAATCGGAGTTCTGGGGCGATCCTGGAGGCGGGGGGACGATATGGGCCGCCTCGCCTTTGACGATGTCTTGAAAGAGATTGAGCTGATGCATGAGGGCGCCAATTTCCTCTTCCAGGCGATTCAACTTTTGATCGGCGCTGCTTTTTTGGATTACGCGGTCGGCCCATTGCTGAAAATGAGGATTGGCCGACAATTCGCTGTAGGAAAAGAATGTCTCTTGACTCGCGAGTCCCAACGTTTCTTTGAGCGGACGATAATCGAGGCGGATCAGTTTTTCGTTCGCCCAATCCGGCTGCGCCAGCAGGGAAAGCAGCATCCCCATATGATCCGCCCCATGATATTTCCAGCGTCCGGTCAACGTTTTCATCGATTCGCCCGCGAACGTATCCAGCGGCTTGTATCGTCCTCCATCCAAAACCGCGATATCGCGGACAACGCTGAAGTCGAAGCTGGTCGGCGGTTCAACGGCGGATAGAGAAAGAGCGCTTAGTAACAATATAAAAACAAAGAATACATATTTTCGCACGTTATTTTCTCCTTGAAGAAGAAATAGGAAATTCGAAAAATTGGATTGACGCAATCGCTGCATTTAGGATGATATTTTCCGATGGGAGTATTCAATCCTGAAAAACGACGGCTTTTCGGGCGCCGTATGTTTTCGAACCGAAGATGAGAATCATTCCCAAAATCAAGACAATGGAGCCGAAGTAAATAATCGGCGTTCCCGGCGCACGCGCCACGCTGAAAACCGACACGTCCGCCTCGCCGTTTTGGCCTTCGATATAGCTGGATTGATAAACGAGAAATTGGTTATAGCCCAAGGGATTGTTCATATAGATCAACTGTTCCCGGTCGATACGATTCGGGGCGTCGATGAGTTTTACTTTACTTTGAAAACTGGCGGGGCGGTTGGTGCCGGGATAGCGCGGGGCTTCGAAATCGACCAATTGGATCGAGAAGCCCATCGGGAAACGTTCCCGGCCAAATTCCACCGTACAGATTTCGCCGCCGGCGGCCAGCGTTTCGGGAGCATCGAACGAGACGTATTTTTGCGCGGCTTCTCCCTTGTTTTCCAAGCGGACATGAATCAATGGATTGTTATGTTGTCCAGACCCATTCATTCCGCCGTCCACGATCTCCTGGACGGCTTTCGCGCCGGGCAGCCAATCGTCGATCCGCATTTTGAAATCGCTCCAGGTCGTGGCGAACGAACCGCCCTTTTCCACTTCGCCGGTTGCGCATTGAACATTAGCGTTCATCGCCCGGTAATGCAGTATTCCTTGATCGTCGACGATAAGGTCAATCTGGTTGGCCGCCTGGCCTGGCGCAGGAGGCGCTAGGCGATTTTGCAGGTCTTCCGCCGAAGCGGCTTTATGGAAAGTCACCTTGGCGCTCATCAAGTTCAACGTTCCCATGCTGGCATGATCGGCCAATAGCCATTCTTCCAGAGCCGCTTGAGCGGCGCCCTCCTGAAAGATGGAGATATGCGCGCCGTATTGTCCGGCGGGTCCGCCGCCGGTTACGCGCAGAACGGATTGAGGATTGGAAAAATAACGATCGACGTAGCATACGACGCCCGTATCGCCGACCGGATAGCGAATTTCCTTGCCCGGCGGCAGCGGCTTATCGAGAAACCAAGGATCGAACGTCTGCCGGACGTTCAGGCGTGGAATCGAAACAGCCAAGACAGTATGATCGACGAGAATTTCGTTCGACGATTCCCCCTCGCTCAGAATCAATTGGCCTTCAATTCCGAATTTTCGCGTAACCACGGAACCGAGGAGAATTATGACGATGCCGATATGCGTGATGACGAAGCCCGTATGTCTTTTTTTCCAGGGAAAGCGGCTGACCGCCGAGAAAATGACGTTGACGCCCAGAAAAAAAAGATAAAGATCGAACCACCATGTCTTATAAATATATTCCTGCGCCTGGTCAGTTCCCGCGCTGGACTCGTAGAACGTCGCCCAGCCGAGAATCGCCGCAAAAAGAAGGAGAAGAATAATAGCGAGTTTGATGGAAGCTAAGAAATCGAATATCTTCGTGGACAGTGAGATCACAATATATTGTTCATTCGCCTTTTCTAGGATTGATTATCGATCGAAAATTCAAAGATGCCGTGAAGGAAGTATAGCGAATCCTTTTATGAAACCCAAGTCATGAATCTTTTGGCTCCGCGCATCGATCTTTCGCGGAAAGGAAAGCGCCCGTGCCATCGATCTGGACTTACTCCGACGACGCCGACCGGGGATACGGCCTATTCAAGCGCCGCCTCTTCGGCGCGTTAAGCCGCCGAGGCTGGGAAACCTCTCTGGCGGAAGCGCCGCTATTGGATCCCGGTTCCAAAGCCGTATTGAGGAACCATTATCTGAATCATCCCAGCGAGTGGGTTCTATTAATCAACCAGACGGCGGCGCAGTTCTACGCCTACCTGGAAATTCCTCTCGCTTTGCGTCCGGCGGCGCAAAAGAAGATCGTCTGGTTCCTCGACGATCCCGCCTTTTTTCTCGATCGTCCTTTAGATAAGACGGAATACGTTTTTTCGTTCGACGAAACTTATGTGGAATACATTCAATCCTTCCATCCCGCCGAATGCGGCTTCTTGCCGCTGGCGGCGGATCGCGAGGAATTGGGAACCTTCGACGAACGCTTCGCCTGCGGCGTATGCTTCGTTGGCGGGATCGTCGATCAATCCGATCGCCGCCGCCAGCTGAGCTCGGAAATGACGGATTATGTAGACCGGCTAGTCGAATTGAAATTGCAACAGCGCTGGAAGACCTTCCAACAACTGGCGTTGGATATGCCCATCGCGCCGGGAAAGAGCATTACAATCTCGCCCCAGACGGCTCATTATTTATATTGGGAAGCGAACAACCTCTATCGGTTGCGGATCATGGAAGCCTTGGCCGATTACGATTTGCGCATCTACGGCAACGAGGGCTGGGAAATCCTGCTCAAGGATTCGCCCTTGCACAACAAGTTCTTCGGACCTTTAGATCCCGTGAAAGAATTGCCGCATGTTTTCGCCTCGGCGAAAATCAACATTAACATTCACAGCATCCAATGCCGGGGCAGTATGAACCAACGCGATTTCAACGCTCCCGCTTCCGGCGGATTTTTGCTTTCGGATTGGGCGCCGGCGGCGGGGAAATACTTCCTTCCTTCCGTGGAAGCCGTCTATTGGAGCGATGCGGACGACTTGCGCCGCAAGATCGATTATTATCTCGAACGAGATGGCGAGCGCCGCGCCATCGCGGAGCGCGGGCACCGCCGCGTTCTGCGCGAGCATACGTACGACCAACGCATCTCCCAATTGCTTCAATATTTATCCGCATAAATATCATTCGCGCCGAAAAACGCCTAGTGTCATGATTGGAGATATGGTACAAGTAATTCATGAAGAAATTGAAGATATAAATCTCTTCTCAGCAAGGTATAGAAAATCGTGGAATCCAAAACCCGCCTGATATTCCCCGCCCTGCTTGCGTTTTTGTTTCTGTTATTAACGATCGGTCTCATTCTCAGTTATTTTTCGCTGCCTCTAATGGGATTTGATAGAGTTGGGATATTTATCGATTATCCTAGCATTTACTTTGTTTTTGCCGTCGGTTTCAGCCAAACGATTACGCGTTTTTCCATTGGAGAAATGATATCGGCATTCATAAATGCAGGACGTCGCCCTAAATCGAAAGAAGAGCAATCTCATCAAGATTATTTCTGGCAATGCGCAATCCGCAACTTGCTCGTCGCTGGCGCTTTGGGCAGCATAATCGGAGCCATCCAAATGCTCTCTAGTCTCTCCGATCCCGTCGTCATAGGGCCGACTATCGCTCTGATAGGACTGACATTCTTATATTCCAGCCTCGCCAGCCTGCTTCTCCCAATTCCTGCTCTTATTCTTATCCGCAGATTTTCGTCAAATCTCGAATCAAAAAATTGGAAATCGGATTATTTTAAAAGGATTATCGATAACGGCGCAATAGAGGGTTTATCTATATCGGAAGTGGTTGGCAACACTTTATCTGGTGGATTAATCATTGCCTCGATTTTAGCCGGAGGCGGCAAGTTACTCAATTTTATCGACCTCCCTTCGCTAATCTTCGTTTTTGGAAGCGGATATGCCTTTTATCATATCTCCCGCACACGGAATCGTATTTTTTTAATCCTTCTCGCTTTCTTTTTTCTTGTCTTCGCCATAATGGCATGGCCGCAATTTCATCCTTTATTATTCATCTCATTTGTCTTAATTGTTCTCTTGATATTTTTCTTATTATCAAAAAATTTTAATGAAGCGATCGATATCCCGTTAGGGGAAAACCTAACGATAGCCCTCTCTTTATCCGCCTTGTTCTGCGCGTTTTGGGGAATTGGAAATATGCTTTTTTATTTCAATAATCTCGCCTTTTTCGCGCCCAATGTTGCGTTAGCCGTATTATCCTCCTTCTATGCATTGCTAGGTCTTCTATTCGTCTCTTTTCCGATGGAAGATCGCGACAATCTCGCCAAAAGACGGATAAGAAGTTTACCTGTCAGTCACTTGTTTTGGTTCGTTTTTCCCATCGCGGCTTTTATGATTACGATTATCCCGCTTGCGATTGTGACGCTGTTGATGAGTCAAAATACTACACCCGACATTCAACGCGCTTGGGAAATGCTGCCTTCCTATTTCAAACTCCCCTTATTTATGATAGGCATATGGCTAGCGGCCATCCTCGTGTTCTTGGCGGGCTTCATCGCCGCGCAACTGTTTTTGATGTGGAGGAATTACCTGCAATTGCAAACGGCGCAAAGCCAGTTGATCCGATCGGAGAAACTGGCTTCATTGGGACAATTGGTGGGAGGCATAGCGCATGAAATCAACAATCCCATCAATTTCATTTTATCCAATATCGAACCGTTGAAAGAATACCTGCAATCTTACAAACGTCTGGACGCTTACATTGCGAGTCAAAAAACTAAACTTCCCTCGACGCTTCAGACTGACATCGAAGCGCTGCGGCAAGATGCCGATTTGGATTTCGCCGGAGAAGACAGCGAAAAGATTCTGGAGTCTTTTCAAGAAGGCTCCAAGCGGATTTCCAAGATCGTCGAAGCTCTGCGCCAATATTCCCGCATCGATAAGGATTATTATTCTTCTTACGATCTGCGCGAGTCGGTGGATTCCGCTCTCGCTTTATTGGCGAATCGCATGAAAAATCGGATAGAAATTCATAAAAATTATGAAGAAATACCGGCCATTCGTTGTTCTCCGGCGCAAATCGACCAAGTTTTCTTCCATATTCTTCGCAACGCCGATCAGGCTATTGCGGAAAAGGGGCATATCTGGATCGATATCCGCAGCGAGGAAAATTCCATCATCGTTACGATCCGCGACGATGGCAAAGGCATCGCGCCGGAACATTTATCCAAAATCTTCGATCCCTTCTTCACGACGCAGCCCATCGGCGGAGGAACAGGCCTCGGCCTTTCGCTTTCCCAAGGGATTATCGAACAGCACGGCGGAACCTTATCCGTCGAGAGCGAACTCGGTAAAGGCAGCGCCTTTACCGTATCGCTTCCCATTCGGCAAGAGCGTCAAGCAGACTAAGAAACGTTTCGCCGATGCGTTATTTACCGGAATCATCGGGAACGGCGTTGAAAACAAGAACCTCGAATGGCGCCAATTCGAACGGTTGCGGCTTTCCCGCCGATAAGGCAAGCGCTGGTTTATCCGAATCCATTTTCCACGGACTTTTCAGCGTATATTTCAAAGGCGCGCCATTGGGGAGTTCAAACGCTTGGGCGATATCCACCGCAATGGTTTGCGCTTTAGACGCGGGATTGCGCAAAGCCAAAATCCCTTTCCGCTGCGACCAGGACGCCCAGCCGTAGGGCTGGCCTGCGCCGGGATCGCCGCCGATCCAATGGACGTCGGCCAGAACATCGGCGTTAGCCTGCGACCATTTCGCCGCTTCCGCCAAATCGTCCCAATTTTCCGGCTTCATCATCGACGGAGTGATATAGAGTTCCTGCAGGCAGGTTCCGCAGGCGAAGAAGGATTGAATTTCCTGGCGGAATTCCTCGCGGGAATCGCCGCATTCCGACGCAGATCCGAATCGAGCATGGGCGATGCCTTGGTTCATGAGCGAATTCAACGGATAGAGCGGCGCTGGACGCACCACTTGGCGAAAAGTAATCATATCGCGATAGGTAATCCATTGCTCGCGCTTGGAACCTTCGCCATAAAAGCCCATATCGCCGCCGCCGCGCCAGGTGGAATCGCCGAACCAAAGCCAATAGGGCGACGGCCATGTTCCCGTCGTGATGCTGATGAAAAGGTCCGGCTTGCGTTCGCGCAGTTCCCGAGTCAGCCGCAGCATGGCTTCCGTCTCGTAAACGTCTTGCGTTAATCCGTCGAACTTGAAGAAATTGGAGCCGTTCTTATCGATCATCTCCAAACACGTTTCCAAAAACCGCCCGTAATACTTTGGCCCAGCCAGCGAGAATTTATCGTTTTTAAATTCGAATCCCTCCTGGCGGCCATAGGCGTATCGATCTTTCGCCGCTTCGCCGTATCCGCCGAAAGGAGAAAGCCAAAAGCCCAGCGTACTTTTATAACGTTGCGACGCCGCCAGAATTTTAGTGAAGCCGTTGGGGAAGTTTTCTTTGATCGCGCGCCACAAGGTTTTGGGATCGTCCCAGCCGTCGTCCCAGACGTAGGAAGCTAGAGCCACGCCCCGCTTTTCGGTCAACTCGCGCCCAAAGGATTCAACGGCGTTCAAGCATTCCGCTTCATCGATCTTCTTGCCGTCCCAACAGATGTCGTACCATGCGTTGTAATGCAGAAAGGGGCGGTGGGGATGCGCCCGCTCGCGTTCGATGTAATATAAAAATCCCCGCCGCATTTGCCCTTCGGGCGCCGAACCCGCCGCGCAGGTTTGCAAAATCACTTCGCCCGGTTTTAAAACCATATCCATTTTCAATCCGCATCGAGTCCGGACGTCGGATGTAGAAATAATCGAATTAGGATGTTCATAGGCGAAAAACAAGTTGCCCGCCGTTACCGGCGAACCGGGGACGGTCCCAGCGGATTGCATCTGCTCGGCGAGCAAATCCACAAGTTGAATTTCCTTGATCGCCAATTCCTTATCCCGCGTCTGCATCTCGAATTCCTGCCGTATGGCGTTGGCGCCGTCGCGCAAGATCGCCCGCCAGGATACGACTAAATTTTTATCCGGCGAAACCAGAAGCGCCGCTAGCTGCTGGCCTGGATAACGATGCCCCAGGTTGGAGTCTTTCGGTTCCGGTTCCAACTCGGTAATTACAGGGCCTCTGGTTATCGCCATATCGGAAGCAGAGAGCGTCCGGCCATCTTGCAAAATAAGGCGAAACAGCTCGGCGCCTTTCAAATCCAGCGTCTGTTGGTTCAGCCGATCGATAACGCAGACGGGAGCGGCTTTTCCACCGGAAAGTTTCCAGACGCAAGATATCGCGGTGTTGGAGAGCGCCCAATCGCCGTTTGGCCTTTCCACTTGCGCCGGGCCAGGATCGGGGCCGGGAAAGTCCAACGCTTCGGCGGAGGAGACGACGGCGAAGCAACAAACGAAAGAAAGAACGATGGGCGATAGAATCCGCTTCATAATTGACCTCCGAAAGAAATGATACTATCTTTGATAAAGAATAATGTATAATTTCCTTTAAAAATATTGGTGGATTATCAATCCATGATGAAATACGAAATCATCCTTTACTGGAGCGAAGAAGATCAGGCGTTTATCACCGAGGTTCCCGAACTCCCCGGCTGTATAACCGACGGCGCGACATATCAGGAAGCTCTCGCCAACGCCGAAACCGTCATCCGCGAATGGATTGAAACGGCGCGGGAACTCAACCGTCCCATTCCACTCCCTAAAGGAAAACTTATGTACGTTTAACCTTACGCTCGAAATTGTTTTCAAAAAGAAAGCAGGATGGGTCACGTTTTTTTTACCTTTCGGTTTTTGAATAAATATAAAATTGACGGGTCAAACAACGCCACCCATTCTACGATCTATTGACGAACAGGCTCTTTTTCTGATATACTTTAGTCAATCCGGTTATCCGGAGGTGGATGGTATAAAACCATCGGGACCCGAAAGGGTCCTTTTTATTTATAGGAACTTTTTGCCAAAGAAACGCTCTCCCTGCCTATCGTATTTCCTTTGTAAAATTACAATAATTTTTTGTGCGAATACTCCCAAAGGTTTTTCCAGAACACCGTGTTCGTTAAGAATTTCATTGCGGCTTGGATGCGCTAAAAGATCGGCTAGTTGCAATCCGGCGATATTATTCGCCTTGGATTTCACCTTGAGTTGCTTGCTGCTCAGAACGTTTTGAAACCTTTCCGCAGAAATATATTCCGTTCCTTCCCGCCATAAGTGGAGAAAAGCCGCTTTCAAGCGGATGTCTTCTTTTCCGCCTCTCGATTCCGCAAGTGCGTCCCCTTTGGCGTTATTCCGCTCCAAGAAAAGAACAAAGCGTTCCAGCATAACGGCAAGGCAATAATGATAAGGATCGTATTTCCACGTTATATACGTTTCCTTATGCTTTTTCTTATCAATGCAAACGGAAAGCAGGGTATAGTCCCATTCCTGCAAAAGCCGAAGCAACTCCTCGTTAAAACGCTGCCGAGTGGATTCATCCCTTAACGTCAGAAAAGGAAAATGGGCGTTCAACATTTCTTTCCTATGCAAAATGACTGGTTCATCGGGATGGGAACCGAAATATCGAGCTTTCAGATTTTCCATTTGAGGATGAAGCGTTCGCTCAACGTACTCCAATTCAATTATCGCGCCGGTCAAACTCAAAAACCGATGGTTTGGATCGTCCGAGCTCCCTAAATCCGAATTCCCCGCCTCATCAATATAAATTCGAAATTTCATTCGTTCTGCAACCTCACACTGCTGTCTCAATCGCGACGCTTAAAAGATTTCACAAGATTGATTGGTTTCACTCGTCACTTATTTCAATCTTCTCTGGCATTCTTCGATCATTCCCTTCCAATACGGTTGCAGAAAATGGGGCAATTCCAGGGCTTCTTTGGCGTATTGCCGCGTCGCCAAGTTCGGATCCAATTGAGCCTGGATTACGGTTTCGCTGCGGTTGTCCGCCAGCGCCAGCACGCTGGAATCCGGCGCTACGATCTTGGAATCGCCCGCCGACCACTTGCCTTCGCATTGCGGCCCCACGGAATTGGAAAAGACGTAATAGATGGCGTTCTCGAAAGCGCGAACGGCAATGCCGTCGCGGCCTTTGCGCTTGGCTTTGGAAACCGCTTTATCGTCCAATCCCGCATTGGGATGAAACAGAATCTTCGCTCCCATCATGACGGGAATCCGCACCAATTCCGGATAGCGCCGTTCGTGGCAAATAATGGCCGTGCAGGGGATGCGGTCGAGATGAAAGAACGCCAGCTTATCGCCGGGCGTAAAATATTGTTTATCGACGGGAGTGAGATGAATTTTGGAGTATTGGAAAATAATCTTCCCCTTGCGGTTGAAAATCAATAGGGAATTTTTCAACCGGCCATCTTCAAACGTAGGCGAACCTACTAAGACGTTGCATCCCGCTTCACTCACGGTGCGTGAGAGATAAAGCAATGCTTCGTGAATCGTCCGAGGCGTCAGCTGGGCGAAGTCGTACACGTAACCCGTAACGGCGCATTCGGGGAAGAGAACGGCGTCCGCGCCATTATTCGCCGTGTTTTTAATCGTAGCAGCGATCCATTCGATATTTTCTTCGATAGTTTCGCGGAATATCATTTGAACGGAAGTGACAGTAAACATACGCAAAGGTACTCCATTCCCGATCTTAAGATATAATG comes from the Candidatus Omnitrophota bacterium genome and includes:
- the ccsA gene encoding cytochrome c biogenesis protein CcsA gives rise to the protein MRKYVFFVFILLLSALSLSAVEPPTSFDFSVVRDIAVLDGGRYKPLDTFAGESMKTLTGRWKYHGADHMGMLLSLLAQPDWANEKLIRLDYRPLKETLGLASQETFFSYSELSANPHFQQWADRVIQKSSADQKLNRLEEEIGALMHQLNLFQDIVKGEAAHIVPPPPGSPQNSDWLPIVSAMSYTQETQDSLKQAYRNLLAAVRTHDSKAFAQAGRDLKAQLARLNPASYPSLEDLQREIYFNRSRPFLNAWIFYLLAFLMLLTSFFYTHRILYWASFAVFDIGFIYHSLGLILRSLISGRAPVSNMYESVIFVGWGIILFALVFEAIYRRRWFIACASFLGVCTLILADILPFDSNIEPLVPVLRNNYWLIVHVLTITISYSAFALAMGLAHIVMAIYFYFPQRKALLKELNLFIYRVLQAGVVLLAAGTILGGVWAAESWGRFWGWDPKETWALISLLGYMVILHARSINWLRDFGTAVGAILGFWLILMTWYGVNFVLASGLHSYGFGSGGGMYVLIYLGLELLFLVLAGWKYRLFQNEEMNRIAASATAK
- a CDS encoding cytochrome c biogenesis protein ResB encodes the protein MISLSTKIFDFLASIKLAIILLLLFAAILGWATFYESSAGTDQAQEYIYKTWWFDLYLFFLGVNVIFSAVSRFPWKKRHTGFVITHIGIVIILLGSVVTRKFGIEGQLILSEGESSNEILVDHTVLAVSIPRLNVRQTFDPWFLDKPLPPGKEIRYPVGDTGVVCYVDRYFSNPQSVLRVTGGGPAGQYGAHISIFQEGAAQAALEEWLLADHASMGTLNLMSAKVTFHKAASAEDLQNRLAPPAPGQAANQIDLIVDDQGILHYRAMNANVQCATGEVEKGGSFATTWSDFKMRIDDWLPGAKAVQEIVDGGMNGSGQHNNPLIHVRLENKGEAAQKYVSFDAPETLAAGGEICTVEFGRERFPMGFSIQLVDFEAPRYPGTNRPASFQSKVKLIDAPNRIDREQLIYMNNPLGYNQFLVYQSSYIEGQNGEADVSVFSVARAPGTPIIYFGSIVLILGMILIFGSKTYGARKAVVFQD
- a CDS encoding glycosyltransferase, giving the protein MPSIWTYSDDADRGYGLFKRRLFGALSRRGWETSLAEAPLLDPGSKAVLRNHYLNHPSEWVLLINQTAAQFYAYLEIPLALRPAAQKKIVWFLDDPAFFLDRPLDKTEYVFSFDETYVEYIQSFHPAECGFLPLAADREELGTFDERFACGVCFVGGIVDQSDRRRQLSSEMTDYVDRLVELKLQQRWKTFQQLALDMPIAPGKSITISPQTAHYLYWEANNLYRLRIMEALADYDLRIYGNEGWEILLKDSPLHNKFFGPLDPVKELPHVFASAKININIHSIQCRGSMNQRDFNAPASGGFLLSDWAPAAGKYFLPSVEAVYWSDADDLRRKIDYYLERDGERRAIAERGHRRVLREHTYDQRISQLLQYLSA
- a CDS encoding ATP-binding protein codes for the protein MLFYFNNLAFFAPNVALAVLSSFYALLGLLFVSFPMEDRDNLAKRRIRSLPVSHLFWFVFPIAAFMITIIPLAIVTLLMSQNTTPDIQRAWEMLPSYFKLPLFMIGIWLAAILVFLAGFIAAQLFLMWRNYLQLQTAQSQLIRSEKLASLGQLVGGIAHEINNPINFILSNIEPLKEYLQSYKRLDAYIASQKTKLPSTLQTDIEALRQDADLDFAGEDSEKILESFQEGSKRISKIVEALRQYSRIDKDYYSSYDLRESVDSALALLANRMKNRIEIHKNYEEIPAIRCSPAQIDQVFFHILRNADQAIAEKGHIWIDIRSEENSIIVTIRDDGKGIAPEHLSKIFDPFFTTQPIGGGTGLGLSLSQGIIEQHGGTLSVESELGKGSAFTVSLPIRQERQAD
- a CDS encoding enterotoxin, which translates into the protein MKRILSPIVLSFVCCFAVVSSAEALDFPGPDPGPAQVERPNGDWALSNTAISCVWKLSGGKAAPVCVIDRLNQQTLDLKGAELFRLILQDGRTLSASDMAITRGPVITELEPEPKDSNLGHRYPGQQLAALLVSPDKNLVVSWRAILRDGANAIRQEFEMQTRDKELAIKEIQLVDLLAEQMQSAGTVPGSPVTAGNLFFAYEHPNSIISTSDVRTRCGLKMDMVLKPGEVILQTCAAGSAPEGQMRRGFLYYIERERAHPHRPFLHYNAWYDICWDGKKIDEAECLNAVESFGRELTEKRGVALASYVWDDGWDDPKTLWRAIKENFPNGFTKILAASQRYKSTLGFWLSPFGGYGEAAKDRYAYGRQEGFEFKNDKFSLAGPKYYGRFLETCLEMIDKNGSNFFKFDGLTQDVYETEAMLRLTRELRERKPDLFISITTGTWPSPYWLWFGDSTWRGGGDMGFYGEGSKREQWITYRDMITFRQVVRPAPLYPLNSLMNQGIAHARFGSASECGDSREEFRQEIQSFFACGTCLQELYITPSMMKPENWDDLAEAAKWSQANADVLADVHWIGGDPGAGQPYGWASWSQRKGILALRNPASKAQTIAVDIAQAFELPNGAPLKYTLKSPWKMDSDKPALALSAGKPQPFELAPFEVLVFNAVPDDSGK
- a CDS encoding type II toxin-antitoxin system HicB family antitoxin: MMKYEIILYWSEEDQAFITEVPELPGCITDGATYQEALANAETVIREWIETARELNRPIPLPKGKLMYV
- a CDS encoding DUF3800 domain-containing protein, giving the protein MKFRIYIDEAGNSDLGSSDDPNHRFLSLTGAIIELEYVERTLHPQMENLKARYFGSHPDEPVILHRKEMLNAHFPFLTLRDESTRQRFNEELLRLLQEWDYTLLSVCIDKKKHKETYITWKYDPYHYCLAVMLERFVLFLERNNAKGDALAESRGGKEDIRLKAAFLHLWREGTEYISAERFQNVLSSKQLKVKSKANNIAGLQLADLLAHPSRNEILNEHGVLEKPLGVFAQKIIVILQRKYDRQGERFFGKKFL
- a CDS encoding carbon-nitrogen hydrolase family protein, which produces MFTVTSVQMIFRETIEENIEWIAATIKNTANNGADAVLFPECAVTGYVYDFAQLTPRTIHEALLYLSRTVSEAGCNVLVGSPTFEDGRLKNSLLIFNRKGKIIFQYSKIHLTPVDKQYFTPGDKLAFFHLDRIPCTAIICHERRYPELVRIPVMMGAKILFHPNAGLDDKAVSKAKRKGRDGIAVRAFENAIYYVFSNSVGPQCEGKWSAGDSKIVAPDSSVLALADNRSETVIQAQLDPNLATRQYAKEALELPHFLQPYWKGMIEECQRRLK